The Aeromicrobium yanjiei genome includes a region encoding these proteins:
- the trpD gene encoding anthranilate phosphoribosyltransferase: MTHTWPEILTGLVARRDLDVSSTSWAMDEILSGNATAAQIAGFAMALRSKGETLAELQGLVDSMLQHATLLSVPGRVVDIVGTGGDMAKTVNISSMAAVVTAGAGIGVVKHGNRAASSSSGTADVFEVLGVRLDVPASRIVEVLERTGITFCFAPVFHPSFRHTAPVRRELGVPTTFNFLGPLVNPAQPGASAIGCADVRMAPLMAGIFADRGADAFVFRGDDGLDEITTTTTTRVWEVFGGTVTEGVLDPRELSMSLSSADALRGGDPTYNADVFHRIVGGEVSPVRDAVLLNAGAAIAAHTATAGALVERIAAGVERARESIDSGAAAQTLRQWSVVTQELAPPR, translated from the coding sequence ATGACGCACACCTGGCCCGAGATCCTCACCGGACTCGTGGCGAGGAGGGACCTCGACGTCTCCTCCACGTCGTGGGCGATGGACGAGATCCTCAGCGGCAACGCGACCGCCGCCCAGATCGCCGGATTCGCGATGGCCCTGCGCAGCAAGGGCGAGACGCTCGCCGAGCTGCAGGGGTTGGTCGACTCGATGCTCCAGCACGCGACCCTGCTGTCGGTGCCGGGACGGGTCGTCGACATCGTCGGCACGGGCGGCGACATGGCAAAGACCGTCAACATCTCGAGCATGGCGGCCGTCGTGACGGCCGGCGCCGGGATCGGCGTGGTCAAGCACGGCAACCGTGCGGCGTCGAGCTCGAGCGGCACGGCGGACGTCTTCGAGGTGCTCGGCGTCCGGCTGGACGTCCCGGCGAGCCGCATCGTGGAGGTGCTGGAGCGGACGGGCATCACGTTCTGCTTCGCCCCCGTGTTCCACCCGTCGTTCCGCCACACGGCTCCCGTGCGACGTGAGCTCGGCGTGCCGACGACGTTCAACTTCCTCGGCCCGCTCGTGAACCCCGCGCAGCCCGGCGCCTCGGCGATCGGCTGTGCGGACGTCCGCATGGCTCCGCTGATGGCGGGCATCTTCGCCGACCGAGGTGCGGACGCCTTCGTGTTCCGCGGCGACGACGGTCTCGACGAGATCACGACGACCACGACGACCCGGGTCTGGGAGGTCTTCGGCGGCACCGTCACCGAGGGCGTGCTCGATCCGCGTGAGCTGAGCATGAGCCTGTCCTCGGCGGACGCCCTCCGGGGCGGCGACCCGACGTACAACGCGGACGTGTTCCACCGCATCGTGGGCGGCGAGGTGTCGCCGGTACGCGACGCGGTGCTGCTCAACGCGGGGGCGGCGATCGCGGCGCACACGGCCACGGCAGGCGCGCTGGTCGAGCGGATCGCGGCCGGGGTCGAGCGGGCGCGGGAGTCGATCGACTCCGGCGCGGCGGCGCAGACCCTCCGCCAGTGGTCCGTCGTCACCCAGGAGCTCGCGCCCCCTCGCTGA
- a CDS encoding Lrp/AsnC family transcriptional regulator, which translates to MITAIVFIQAEVSRLSDIAEQIADIDGVSEVYSVTGELDLVAMVRVRQIDDVAAVVADRLNKVAGVVSTQTQIAYRAYSQHDLEDAFSIGL; encoded by the coding sequence ATGATCACTGCCATCGTCTTCATCCAGGCCGAGGTCTCGCGGCTCAGCGACATCGCCGAGCAGATCGCCGACATCGACGGCGTCAGCGAGGTCTACTCGGTGACCGGCGAGCTCGACCTCGTCGCGATGGTGCGGGTGCGCCAGATCGACGACGTGGCGGCGGTCGTCGCCGACCGGCTCAACAAGGTCGCCGGCGTCGTCTCGACCCAGACCCAGATCGCCTACCGCGCGTACAGCCAGCACGACCTCGAGGACGCCTTCAGCATCGGCCTCTGA
- a CDS encoding DEDD exonuclease domain-containing protein, with amino-acid sequence MEAVQGTFDELGRHLADVTFCVVDLETTGGSAAKGSKITEVGAVKVRGGEVLGEFQSLVNPDEVIPAYITVLTGITNQMVIDAPRIAEVLPSFLEFARGTVLVAHNAPFDVGFLKHFSSALAIPWPGFETLDTATLARRVLTREEVPNCKLSTLAAAFSASTTPNHRALSDARATVDVMHALFERLGPLGVTTLEEVSTYTAKVKPEQRRKRHLADHMPEAPGVYLFRDAADDILYVGTSRNLRTRTRSYFTKAETRTRMGEMVMLAQRIEGIVCATPLEAQVRELRLIGKHRPPYNRRSKFPDRLSWLKLTREPWPRLSIVRAILDDDADYIGPFRNRAAAESALTALHDSFRIRQCTPRLAAKSRSSPCALAEMGHCLSPCDGSADPGEYAAEVERVRLAMTGDPADLVAAIRSRMLDLARTERFEDAAVWRDRLTAFLRAVVRTQQLRELTSIEEIVAAGPHPQGWEVHVIRHGRLAGAGILPHGVHPAGWTDALLATAETVVVGHGPAPAATVEETETVRRWLDSPGLRMVRGAWQTPRESAARHLTPFEQASASWQELQQPG; translated from the coding sequence GTGGAAGCCGTGCAAGGAACGTTCGACGAGCTGGGCCGTCATCTCGCAGACGTCACGTTCTGTGTCGTCGACCTGGAGACGACAGGCGGATCGGCCGCCAAGGGATCCAAGATCACCGAGGTCGGCGCGGTCAAGGTGCGCGGCGGGGAGGTGCTCGGGGAGTTCCAGAGCCTGGTCAACCCCGACGAGGTCATCCCGGCGTACATCACGGTGCTGACCGGCATCACCAACCAGATGGTCATCGACGCACCCCGCATCGCCGAGGTGCTGCCGAGCTTCCTGGAGTTCGCCCGCGGCACGGTGCTGGTCGCCCACAACGCCCCGTTCGACGTCGGCTTCCTGAAGCACTTCAGCTCGGCGCTCGCGATCCCGTGGCCGGGCTTCGAGACGCTCGACACCGCGACGCTGGCCCGTCGCGTGCTGACCCGCGAGGAGGTGCCCAACTGCAAGCTGTCGACCCTTGCCGCGGCGTTCTCGGCCTCGACCACGCCCAACCACCGCGCGCTGTCCGACGCCCGCGCGACCGTCGACGTCATGCACGCCCTCTTCGAGCGGCTCGGACCCCTCGGGGTCACGACGCTGGAGGAGGTGTCGACGTACACCGCGAAGGTCAAGCCCGAGCAGCGTCGCAAGCGGCACCTCGCCGACCACATGCCCGAGGCTCCCGGCGTCTACCTCTTCCGCGACGCGGCCGACGACATCCTCTACGTCGGCACGTCCCGCAACCTGCGCACCCGCACCCGCTCCTACTTCACCAAGGCCGAGACCCGCACCCGCATGGGCGAGATGGTCATGCTCGCGCAGCGCATCGAGGGCATCGTGTGCGCGACACCCCTGGAGGCGCAGGTCCGCGAGCTGCGCCTGATCGGCAAGCACCGGCCGCCCTACAACCGCCGCTCGAAGTTCCCCGACCGGCTGAGCTGGCTCAAGCTGACCCGCGAGCCGTGGCCCCGCCTCTCGATCGTGCGCGCGATCCTCGACGACGACGCCGACTACATCGGCCCGTTCCGCAACCGGGCGGCCGCCGAGAGTGCCCTGACCGCCCTGCACGACTCGTTCCGCATCCGCCAGTGCACCCCACGGCTCGCGGCGAAGTCCCGCTCCTCCCCCTGCGCGCTCGCGGAGATGGGCCACTGCCTGTCCCCGTGCGACGGCTCGGCCGACCCCGGCGAGTACGCCGCGGAGGTCGAGCGGGTCCGCCTCGCCATGACGGGCGACCCTGCGGACCTCGTCGCCGCCATCCGCTCACGCATGCTCGACCTCGCCCGCACCGAGCGGTTCGAGGACGCCGCGGTGTGGCGCGACCGCCTGACGGCGTTCCTGCGGGCGGTCGTGCGCACCCAACAGCTGCGAGAGCTCACCTCGATCGAGGAGATCGTCGCGGCCGGTCCGCACCCCCAGGGCTGGGAGGTGCACGTGATCCGCCACGGACGGCTCGCGGGAGCGGGCATCCTGCCTCACGGGGTGCACCCCGCAGGCTGGACCGACGCCCTGCTGGCCACCGCCGAGACCGTCGTCGTCGGCCACGGTCCTGCCCCGGCCGCGACGGTCGAGGAGACCGAGACCGTGCGTCGTTGGCTCGACTCGCCCGGGCTGCGCATGGTGCGGGGCGCCTGGCAGACCCCGCGCGAGAGCGCGGCCCGGCACCTCACCCCGTTCGAGCAGGCCAGCGCCTCGTGGCAGGAGCTGCAGCAGCCGGGCTGA
- a CDS encoding C40 family peptidase: protein MHTTVVQRRRQVRRRGIAVAAALTVSGALFAFPSAHADPAVTAKDVEKAFHEVELINEQVNALGEQTKKTQAEIDDLTDDIERQLTTYRRQKQALGDAIVQQQIDAPLGPTASLLGSDNPEQFLEGLGAVQALNSTRADELATFGRTSKQLKNRRAQLEDRQKTLQAAKKETAAKRAKIRTKYEAAKAELNRLDAAEKKKMNTSNTTVDPKVTANLKGSGKGKQALAFAMAQIGDPYVYGGTGPDSWDCSGLVMKSWAAAGVSIPRVVGPQIAAGQAVPMDQLQPGDIVAYGDMSHDGLYLGDGRVVHAPRPGKSVEITSLSGFTRAARVG from the coding sequence ATGCACACCACTGTTGTCCAGCGTCGTCGTCAGGTCCGCCGCCGGGGCATCGCCGTCGCGGCTGCCCTGACCGTATCTGGAGCGCTGTTCGCGTTCCCGTCGGCCCACGCCGATCCGGCCGTGACCGCCAAGGACGTCGAGAAGGCGTTCCACGAGGTCGAGCTCATCAACGAGCAGGTCAACGCCCTGGGCGAGCAGACCAAGAAGACGCAGGCCGAGATCGACGACCTCACCGACGACATCGAGCGCCAGCTCACGACGTATCGCCGCCAGAAGCAGGCGCTCGGCGATGCGATCGTCCAGCAGCAGATCGATGCGCCCCTCGGCCCGACCGCGAGCCTCCTGGGCAGTGACAACCCCGAGCAGTTCCTCGAGGGACTCGGCGCGGTCCAGGCACTCAACAGCACGCGCGCCGACGAGCTCGCGACGTTCGGTCGCACGAGCAAGCAGCTCAAGAACCGGCGCGCCCAGCTGGAGGACCGGCAGAAGACGCTGCAGGCGGCCAAGAAGGAGACGGCCGCCAAGCGCGCCAAGATCCGCACGAAGTACGAGGCGGCCAAGGCTGAGCTCAACCGCCTGGACGCCGCCGAGAAGAAGAAGATGAACACCAGCAACACCACGGTCGACCCCAAGGTCACCGCCAACCTGAAGGGCTCGGGCAAGGGCAAGCAGGCGCTGGCCTTCGCGATGGCGCAGATCGGCGACCCCTACGTCTACGGCGGCACCGGACCCGACAGCTGGGACTGCTCAGGACTCGTCATGAAGTCGTGGGCCGCGGCCGGGGTCTCGATCCCGCGAGTGGTCGGACCGCAGATCGCGGCGGGCCAGGCCGTGCCGATGGACCAGCTGCAGCCCGGCGACATCGTTGCTTATGGCGACATGTCGCACGACGGCCTCTACCTCGGAGACGGCCGCGTCGTGCACGCGCCGCGTCCGGGCAAGAGCGTCGAGATCACCTCGCTGAGCGGGTTCACCCGCGCCGCCCGGGTCGGCTGA